A genomic segment from Acyrthosiphon pisum isolate AL4f chromosome A3, pea_aphid_22Mar2018_4r6ur, whole genome shotgun sequence encodes:
- the Nlp gene encoding nucleoplasmin isoform X3: MTEDYFWGVTLDKTKTTEVWDPDVKGDANDSAHVFRGEHTLLVKQAVLGPEVPDDEVNVIEVEAMGYKSDIKFPVVVLKGGTGHSQCVLDLLFPDPPVTFKLVKGNGPIHLLGNHSVGTGEGMADEEDDDEIDEEFEEEEEEIEEDKNSVDEKKRKIAANSNSKGGKAPKRPKIDSETN; encoded by the exons ATGACTGAAGACTACTTTTGGG gAGTTACTTTGGATAAGACTAAGACTACCGAAGTGTGGGATCCCGATGTAAAAGGCGATGCCAATGATAGTGCTCACGTTTTCCGGGGTGAACATACTTTGCTTGTTAAACAG gctgTTCTTGGACCAGAGGTACCAGACGATGAAGTTAACGTAATCGAAGTGGAAGCAATGGGTTACAAATCTGACATTAAGTTCCCCGTTGTTGTATTGAAAGGAGGTACTGGTCATAGTCAATGTGTACTTGATCTTTTGTTCCCAGATCCCCCAGTTACATTTAAACTTGTAAAAGGAAATGGTCCTATTCATCTATTGGGAAATCACTCAGTTGGTA CTGGTGAAGGAATGGCTGATGAAGAGGATGACGATGAAATTGATGAAGAATTTGAAGAAGAAGAGGAGGAAATTGAAGAAGACAAGAATAGT gtagatGAAAAGAAACGTAAAATAGCTGCCAATTCAAATTCAAAGGGCGGTAAAGCACCCAAGAGGCCTAAAATTGATAGCGAA actaATTAA
- the LOC100164154 gene encoding nucleotide exchange factor SIL1 — MFEMSLGRLLLVILVAASLGAFLYLDTVFYHWDRVLPQPEEMVVETVPESSKNATTFNKPKEFVPTNEWQIINEDQLIPPGLHIQIDLQTGEKKVKLMEDNNKNNTNSLAITDSSKPKNIEDTKRSLPDNSHKFKSYEQLKDDLKDLNMTVKSDMDIMDELSKKFQEQLKLYEDSDKNLQNILTDLEYLLHQVDTAEVFVKNKGIQLIIIPCINSNSSLMKAQGAMLLGSAASNNQKVQIASLESNVIPLLLKYIDDEYMFSVQKNCIFALSSITRRFPLAQKQLIDNNGIQTFMSVFKRTTTELNTKLKLKVTQLLEDLTIEIEDAKLTFEEETNKKLSTEAAERVRQYDDLHLKDILVENGWCNILGNEFIILSNQIPLDEENHDMVEASGKSLLAMQKSCKVKLQGNKELYQSFYTLQTHYKQLLQKDVFFDELYQLTTELTNTYDPVLE, encoded by the exons atgtttgaaatgtcCTTAGGCAGATTATTATTGGTGATTCTTGTAGCCGCGTCGCTGGGCGCATTTTTGTATCTGGACACTGTGTTTTATCATTGGGACCGAGTATTGCCCCAGCCCGAAGAAATGGTTGTTGAAACAGTGCCAGAATCTTCAAAAAATGCTACGACTTTCAATAAGCCTAAAGAGTTTGTGCCAACAAACGAATGGCAAATAATCAATGAag atCAACTTATTCCTCCCGGACTTCATATACAAATTGATCTTCAGACTGGTgagaaaaaagttaaattaatggaggataataataaaaacaatacaaatagtTTGGCCATTACAGACTCTAGTAAACCAAAGAATATT GAAGATACAAAGAGGAGTCTACCAGATAATTCacacaaatttaaatcatatgaACAGCTTAAAGACGATCTTAAAGATTTAAATATGACTGTAAAAAGTGATATGGATATCATGGATGAACTTTCTAAAAAATTTCAGgaacaactaaaattatatgaagATAGTGACAAAAATCTTCAGAATATTTTAACTGATCTTGAATATCTCTTACATCAAGTTGATACAGCAGaggtttttgtaaaaaataaagg gatacaattaattataattcctTGTATTAATAGTAATTCTAGTTTAATGAAAGCACAAGGAGCAATGCTCCTTGGTTCTGCTGCTTCTAATAATCAAAAAGTTCAAATTGCCTCTTTAGAAAGCAATGTTATaccacttttattaaaatatattgatgatgAATATATGTTTTCt gttcaaaaaaattgtatctttgCTTTATCATCGATTACTAGACGATTTCCCTTAGcgcaaaaacaattaatagataataatggtATTCAAACTTTCATGTCTGTATTTAAAAGGACTACAACTGAATTAAATACTAAACTTAAG ttaaaagttactcaACTTTTAGAAGACTTAACTATAGAAATTGAAGATGCTAAACTAACATTCGAAGAAGAAACTAATAAGAAGTTAAGCACTGAGGCTGCCGAAAGAGTTCGTCAGTATGATGATTTGCACTTGAAAGATATACTTGTTGAAAACGGGtg GTGCAACATTTTGGGCAATGAGTTTATTATACTCTCTAACCAAATACCACTTGATGAAGAAAACCATGATATGGTTGAAGCGTCTGGAAAATCTTTGTTAGCAATGCAAAAATCATGCAAAGTTAAATTACAAGGGAATAAGGAATTATATCAATCATTTTACACATTACAAACTCATTACAAGCAATTACTCCAAAAAGATGTATTTTTTGATGAGTTATATCAATTAACGACCGAGTTGACAAACACTTATGACCCTGTATTAGAATAG
- the Nlp gene encoding nucleoplasmin isoform X2 — protein sequence MTEDYFWGVTLDKTKTTEVWDPDVKGDANDSAHVFRGEHTLLVKQAVLGPEVPDDEVNVIEVEAMGYKSDIKFPVVVLKGGTGHSQCVLDLLFPDPPVTFKLVKGNGPIHLLGNHSVGIAGEGMADEEDDDEIDEEFEEEEEEIEEDKNSVDEKKRKIAANSNSKGGKAPKRPKIDSETN from the exons ATGACTGAAGACTACTTTTGGG gAGTTACTTTGGATAAGACTAAGACTACCGAAGTGTGGGATCCCGATGTAAAAGGCGATGCCAATGATAGTGCTCACGTTTTCCGGGGTGAACATACTTTGCTTGTTAAACAG gctgTTCTTGGACCAGAGGTACCAGACGATGAAGTTAACGTAATCGAAGTGGAAGCAATGGGTTACAAATCTGACATTAAGTTCCCCGTTGTTGTATTGAAAGGAGGTACTGGTCATAGTCAATGTGTACTTGATCTTTTGTTCCCAGATCCCCCAGTTACATTTAAACTTGTAAAAGGAAATGGTCCTATTCATCTATTGGGAAATCACTCAGTTGGTA TAGCTGGTGAAGGAATGGCTGATGAAGAGGATGACGATGAAATTGATGAAGAATTTGAAGAAGAAGAGGAGGAAATTGAAGAAGACAAGAATAGT gtagatGAAAAGAAACGTAAAATAGCTGCCAATTCAAATTCAAAGGGCGGTAAAGCACCCAAGAGGCCTAAAATTGATAGCGAA actaATTAA
- the LOC100162098 gene encoding WD repeat-containing protein 54 isoform X3 yields the protein MTAINAHGTHRRLMLYSKEKQIFVKGTVSAVTNNVAVNVSKYQKTLHGFAVIDRQTVHVVGTENAVDDAADVPQHCLDTKTDVTQVLWCTLGYINCLVVTCSEGLIIYDCDKQFKRIYTHNCEDKNMKEKYAKGIAAFECTYLCVGNSNGSIRVFGPDEDGQVVFLDRKLFHGAPITDMSSYKHNLVSCDESGCTVLSQIDCGELMIIARSKMFGGHPCTTTEMTRVGLMAVGYGCGTIRMFDPAVKIINGDAEDQLPMIVQISAHARCITSMSAAKDADLLLSVSEDSWIRVWKISSTTITLVYCYMKEDTMFVGCQFITRNGSKFCTTAYDSQYITCYTVNQL from the exons ATGACT GCGATAAACGCACACGGCACCCACAGACGACTGATGTTATATTCAaaggaaaaacaaattttcgtcAAAGGTACCGTGTCGGCGGTCACGAACAACGTTGCCGTGAACGTGTCCAAGTATCAAAAAACGTTGCACGGTTTTGCCGTCATTGACCGGCAAACAGTTCACGTGGTGGGTACAGAAAATGCCGTGGATGATGCAGCCGATGTTCCGCAGCATTGTCTCGACACGAAGACCGACGTCACCCaa GTACTCTGGTGTACACTTGGCTACATAAATTGCTTAGTTGTCACTTGTTCAGAAGGTTTGATCATTTATGATTGCGACAAACAGTTCAAACGCATATACACACACAACTGTGAGGACAAAAACATGAAGGAGAAATACGCAAAAGGGATAGCTGCATTCGAGTGCACTTACCTGTGTGTCG GGAACAGTAACGGATCAATCAGAGTGTTCGGACCAGATGAAGACGGACAAGTGGTGTTTTTAGACCGAAAGCTGTTCCACGGGGCTCCTATCACTGACATGTCATCTTACAAACATAATTTGGTGTCCTGTGACGAGTCCGGTTGTACAGTACTTTCACAAATTGATTGTGGAGAATTGATGATCATTGCTCGATCAAAAATGTTTGGGGG ACATCCGTGCACTACGACAGAAATGACTAGAGTCGGACTAATGGCCGTAGGTTATGGATGTGGAACAATTCGTATGTTTGATCCAGCTGTCAAAATTATAAACGGAGATGCAGAAGATCAGCTACCAATGATAGTCCAGATATCAGCACACGCTAGATGCATTACATCAATGTCGGCAGCTAAAGATGCAGATTTGTTGTTGAGTGTATCTGAAGACTCGTGGATTAGAGTGTGGAAAATAAGttctaca ACAATTACATTAGTATATTGCTACATGAAAGAAGATACCATGTTTGTAGGATGCCAATTCATTACGAGAAATGGATCAAAATTCTGTACTACTGCATATGATTCACAATATATAACATGCTACACAGTAAACCAATTGTAG
- the Nlp gene encoding nucleoplasmin, giving the protein MTEDYFWGVTLDKTKTTEVWDPDVKGDANDSAHVFRGEHTLLVKQAVLGPEVPDDEVNVIEVEAMGYKSDIKFPVVVLKGGTGHSQCVLDLLFPDPPVTFKLVKGNGPIHLLGNHSVGTGEGMADEEDDDEIDEEFEEEEEEIEEDKNSVDEKKRKIAANSNSKGGKAPKRPKIDSEVD; this is encoded by the exons ATGACTGAAGACTACTTTTGGG gAGTTACTTTGGATAAGACTAAGACTACCGAAGTGTGGGATCCCGATGTAAAAGGCGATGCCAATGATAGTGCTCACGTTTTCCGGGGTGAACATACTTTGCTTGTTAAACAG gctgTTCTTGGACCAGAGGTACCAGACGATGAAGTTAACGTAATCGAAGTGGAAGCAATGGGTTACAAATCTGACATTAAGTTCCCCGTTGTTGTATTGAAAGGAGGTACTGGTCATAGTCAATGTGTACTTGATCTTTTGTTCCCAGATCCCCCAGTTACATTTAAACTTGTAAAAGGAAATGGTCCTATTCATCTATTGGGAAATCACTCAGTTGGTA CTGGTGAAGGAATGGCTGATGAAGAGGATGACGATGAAATTGATGAAGAATTTGAAGAAGAAGAGGAGGAAATTGAAGAAGACAAGAATAGT gtagatGAAAAGAAACGTAAAATAGCTGCCAATTCAAATTCAAAGGGCGGTAAAGCACCCAAGAGGCCTAAAATTGATAGCGAAGTAg actaA
- the Naca gene encoding nascent polypeptide-associated complex subunit alpha → MPELTEIDATKKVSFEDPKKDAADSDSDSSGVDVATGKGGEGASGVTAEDLSNKARQSRGEKKARKIISKLGLKQIHGVNRVTIRKSKNILFVINNPDVFKNPASDTYIVFGEAKIEDLSQQAQVAAAEKFKSADMMPNVLDKDGASRPMVSQPIQEEEEEEGEIDYKGVEEKDVDLVCAQAQVTKRKAIEALLKNNNDIVNAIMDLTM, encoded by the exons ATGCCTGAATTAACGGAAATCGATGCGACGAAAAAGGTGAGCTTCGAGGATCCCAAGAAGGACGCTGCAGACAGTGACAGCGATTCGAGCGGCGTAGATGTTGCGACCGGTAAGGGTGGCGAGGGAGCAAGCGGCGTCACCGCAGAAGACTTGTCCAACAAGGCCAGACAGTCGAGAGGCGAGAAAAAAGCCAGAAAAATCATATCTAAACTTGGTCTCAAGCAG ATCCACGGAGTCAATCGAGTGACCATTCGCAagtccaaaaatattttgtttgtcatCAACAATCCTGATGTCTTCAAGAACCCAGCTTCTGACACTTACATTGTGTTTGGTGAAGCCAAGATCGAAGATTTGAGCCAGCAAGCGCAAGTTGCAGCTGCTGAGAAATTCAAGTCTGCTGATATGATGCCGAATGTATTGGACAAAGATGGTGCATCCAGGCCAATGGTCAGCCAGCCTATCCAAGAAGAAGAAGAGGAAGAAGGCGAGATTGATTACAAGGGAGTAGAAGAAAAGGATGTGGACCTAGTTTGTGCGCAAGCACAAGTGACCAAACGCAAGGCCATTGAAGCGCTGCTAAAGAACAACAACGATATTGTCAATGCTATTATGGACTTGACGATGTAA
- the LOC100162098 gene encoding WD repeat-containing protein 54 isoform X1, producing MTAINAHGTHRRLMLYSKEKQIFVKGTVSAVTNNVAVNVSKYQKTLHGFAVIDRQTVHVVGTENAVDDAADVPQHCLDTKTDVTQVLWCTLGYINCLVVTCSEGLIIYDCDKQFKRIYTHNCEDKNMKEKYAKGIAAFECTYLCVGNSNGSIRVFGPDEDGQVVFLDRKLFHGAPITDMSSYKHNLVSCDESGCTVLSQIDCGELMIIARSKMFGGHPCTTTEMTRVGLMAVGYGCGTIRMFDPAVKIINGDAEDQLPMIVQISAHARCITSMSAAKDADLLLSVSEDSWIRVWKISSTVIIMNRNIFCKLPMLATILPFQTITLVYCYMKEDTMFVGCQFITRNGSKFCTTAYDSQYITCYTVNQL from the exons ATGACT GCGATAAACGCACACGGCACCCACAGACGACTGATGTTATATTCAaaggaaaaacaaattttcgtcAAAGGTACCGTGTCGGCGGTCACGAACAACGTTGCCGTGAACGTGTCCAAGTATCAAAAAACGTTGCACGGTTTTGCCGTCATTGACCGGCAAACAGTTCACGTGGTGGGTACAGAAAATGCCGTGGATGATGCAGCCGATGTTCCGCAGCATTGTCTCGACACGAAGACCGACGTCACCCaa GTACTCTGGTGTACACTTGGCTACATAAATTGCTTAGTTGTCACTTGTTCAGAAGGTTTGATCATTTATGATTGCGACAAACAGTTCAAACGCATATACACACACAACTGTGAGGACAAAAACATGAAGGAGAAATACGCAAAAGGGATAGCTGCATTCGAGTGCACTTACCTGTGTGTCG GGAACAGTAACGGATCAATCAGAGTGTTCGGACCAGATGAAGACGGACAAGTGGTGTTTTTAGACCGAAAGCTGTTCCACGGGGCTCCTATCACTGACATGTCATCTTACAAACATAATTTGGTGTCCTGTGACGAGTCCGGTTGTACAGTACTTTCACAAATTGATTGTGGAGAATTGATGATCATTGCTCGATCAAAAATGTTTGGGGG ACATCCGTGCACTACGACAGAAATGACTAGAGTCGGACTAATGGCCGTAGGTTATGGATGTGGAACAATTCGTATGTTTGATCCAGCTGTCAAAATTATAAACGGAGATGCAGAAGATCAGCTACCAATGATAGTCCAGATATCAGCACACGCTAGATGCATTACATCAATGTCGGCAGCTAAAGATGCAGATTTGTTGTTGAGTGTATCTGAAGACTCGTGGATTAGAGTGTGGAAAATAAGttctacagtaataataatgaacagaaacatattttgcaaattaccTATGTTAGCTACTATTTTACCATTTCAGACAATTACATTAGTATATTGCTACATGAAAGAAGATACCATGTTTGTAGGATGCCAATTCATTACGAGAAATGGATCAAAATTCTGTACTACTGCATATGATTCACAATATATAACATGCTACACAGTAAACCAATTGTAG
- the Nlp gene encoding nucleoplasmin isoform X1, producing the protein MTEDYFWGVTLDKTKTTEVWDPDVKGDANDSAHVFRGEHTLLVKQAVLGPEVPDDEVNVIEVEAMGYKSDIKFPVVVLKGGTGHSQCVLDLLFPDPPVTFKLVKGNGPIHLLGNHSVGIAGEGMADEEDDDEIDEEFEEEEEEIEEDKNSVDEKKRKIAANSNSKGGKAPKRPKIDSEVD; encoded by the exons ATGACTGAAGACTACTTTTGGG gAGTTACTTTGGATAAGACTAAGACTACCGAAGTGTGGGATCCCGATGTAAAAGGCGATGCCAATGATAGTGCTCACGTTTTCCGGGGTGAACATACTTTGCTTGTTAAACAG gctgTTCTTGGACCAGAGGTACCAGACGATGAAGTTAACGTAATCGAAGTGGAAGCAATGGGTTACAAATCTGACATTAAGTTCCCCGTTGTTGTATTGAAAGGAGGTACTGGTCATAGTCAATGTGTACTTGATCTTTTGTTCCCAGATCCCCCAGTTACATTTAAACTTGTAAAAGGAAATGGTCCTATTCATCTATTGGGAAATCACTCAGTTGGTA TAGCTGGTGAAGGAATGGCTGATGAAGAGGATGACGATGAAATTGATGAAGAATTTGAAGAAGAAGAGGAGGAAATTGAAGAAGACAAGAATAGT gtagatGAAAAGAAACGTAAAATAGCTGCCAATTCAAATTCAAAGGGCGGTAAAGCACCCAAGAGGCCTAAAATTGATAGCGAAGTAg actaA
- the LOC100162098 gene encoding WD repeat-containing protein 54 isoform X2 produces MLYSKEKQIFVKGTVSAVTNNVAVNVSKYQKTLHGFAVIDRQTVHVVGTENAVDDAADVPQHCLDTKTDVTQVLWCTLGYINCLVVTCSEGLIIYDCDKQFKRIYTHNCEDKNMKEKYAKGIAAFECTYLCVGNSNGSIRVFGPDEDGQVVFLDRKLFHGAPITDMSSYKHNLVSCDESGCTVLSQIDCGELMIIARSKMFGGHPCTTTEMTRVGLMAVGYGCGTIRMFDPAVKIINGDAEDQLPMIVQISAHARCITSMSAAKDADLLLSVSEDSWIRVWKISSTVIIMNRNIFCKLPMLATILPFQTITLVYCYMKEDTMFVGCQFITRNGSKFCTTAYDSQYITCYTVNQL; encoded by the exons ATGTTATATTCAaaggaaaaacaaattttcgtcAAAGGTACCGTGTCGGCGGTCACGAACAACGTTGCCGTGAACGTGTCCAAGTATCAAAAAACGTTGCACGGTTTTGCCGTCATTGACCGGCAAACAGTTCACGTGGTGGGTACAGAAAATGCCGTGGATGATGCAGCCGATGTTCCGCAGCATTGTCTCGACACGAAGACCGACGTCACCCaa GTACTCTGGTGTACACTTGGCTACATAAATTGCTTAGTTGTCACTTGTTCAGAAGGTTTGATCATTTATGATTGCGACAAACAGTTCAAACGCATATACACACACAACTGTGAGGACAAAAACATGAAGGAGAAATACGCAAAAGGGATAGCTGCATTCGAGTGCACTTACCTGTGTGTCG GGAACAGTAACGGATCAATCAGAGTGTTCGGACCAGATGAAGACGGACAAGTGGTGTTTTTAGACCGAAAGCTGTTCCACGGGGCTCCTATCACTGACATGTCATCTTACAAACATAATTTGGTGTCCTGTGACGAGTCCGGTTGTACAGTACTTTCACAAATTGATTGTGGAGAATTGATGATCATTGCTCGATCAAAAATGTTTGGGGG ACATCCGTGCACTACGACAGAAATGACTAGAGTCGGACTAATGGCCGTAGGTTATGGATGTGGAACAATTCGTATGTTTGATCCAGCTGTCAAAATTATAAACGGAGATGCAGAAGATCAGCTACCAATGATAGTCCAGATATCAGCACACGCTAGATGCATTACATCAATGTCGGCAGCTAAAGATGCAGATTTGTTGTTGAGTGTATCTGAAGACTCGTGGATTAGAGTGTGGAAAATAAGttctacagtaataataatgaacagaaacatattttgcaaattaccTATGTTAGCTACTATTTTACCATTTCAGACAATTACATTAGTATATTGCTACATGAAAGAAGATACCATGTTTGTAGGATGCCAATTCATTACGAGAAATGGATCAAAATTCTGTACTACTGCATATGATTCACAATATATAACATGCTACACAGTAAACCAATTGTAG